A single region of the Triticum dicoccoides isolate Atlit2015 ecotype Zavitan chromosome 2B, WEW_v2.0, whole genome shotgun sequence genome encodes:
- the LOC119362759 gene encoding gamma carbonic anhydrase 2, mitochondrial-like, with protein sequence MGTLGRAIYTVGKWIRGTGQAMDRLGSTIQGGLRAEEQVSRHRTVMSIFDKEPRINKDVFVAPSASVIGDVEIGHGSSIWYGSILRGDVNSIRIGSGSNIQDNSLVHVAKTNISGKVLPTIIGSNVTVGHSAVLHACTIEDEAFVGMGATLLDGVVVEKHSMVGAGSLVKQNTRIPSGEVWVGNPAKFLRKLTEEEITFIAQSAANYINLAHVHATENSKSFDEIELEKKLRKKFAHKDEEYDSMLGVVREIPPQLILPDNILPDKAPKAAVAH encoded by the exons ATGGGGACCCTCGGGCGCGCGATCTACACGGTGGGCAAGTGGATCCGTGGAACGGGGCAGGCCATGGACCGCCTCGGATCCACCATCCAGGGCGGCCTCCGCGCCGAGGAGCAGG TGTCAAGGCATCGTACAGTCATGAGCATATTTGATAAGGAGCCAAGGATCAACAAAGATGTTTTTGTTGCTCCCAGTGCATCTGTCATTGGTGATGTTGAGATTGGACATGGATCATCGATCTGGTATGGCTCCATTTTGAGAG GTGATGTCAACAGTATTCGTATTGGATCTGGATCAAATATACAAGACAACTCCCTTGTACATGTTGCAAAGACTAACATTAGCGGGAAGGTCCTTCCGACAATCATTGGAAGCAACGTTACAGTAG GTCATAGTGCTGTTTTACATGCATGCACCATTGAGGATGAAGCTTTTGTTGGTATGGGCGCCACTTTGCTTGACGGAGTGGTTGTTGAAAAGCACAGCATGGTTGGCGCCGGATCTCTTGTCAAGCAGAATACAAGGATTCCTTCTGGGGAG GTCTGGGTTGGTAATCCTGCCAAGTTCCTAAGGAAGCTGACAGAGGAGGAGATCACATTCATCGCCCAATCGGCAGCCAACTACATCAACTTAGCTCATGTTCATGCCACTGAGAATTCCAAGAGCTTCGACGAGATTGAGCTCGAGAAGAAGCTGAGGAAGAAGTTTGCTCACAAAGACGAGGAGTACGACTCAATGCTCGGAGTGGTCCGTGAGATCCCGCCGCAGCTCATCCTCCCCGACAACATACTCCCAGACAAAGCACCGAAAGCAGCTGTCGCTCACTGA